One part of the Phaeodactylum tricornutum CCAP 1055/1 chromosome 17, whole genome shotgun sequence genome encodes these proteins:
- a CDS encoding predicted protein → MKRARHLHNPIVVILVSVLYLTLYGTFADQENGDWKPFVKETHDAHLFEPSTIAAVNSASAFPKPTRVIDDTATVIVEPTFGTHRPEEDAIFAYAEGYKLSYYMMFLETLTASGFRGDVVLAIAEQRIVREDVVDYLNTYTQGDPEKPAVVVYQMPLDCDGEPNNQRRVTRLGDTDAVLIILQSSRFFWVDELRHVTRTAHDPREGRVVATIRYEWYWIWSLRYNTHSWLMLLDARDSYFQSNPFISLPRETHPDREDGLLYLFGENTEATRLGSSTKNLKWIRNGYGEATLKALEDKPTICSGSTMGEQIAIETYLRAMVNEHDEASVRMTGSDQGFHNYLYYSNKLSQADSIRKIIVWEQGRGIINNLGALRTKELKAWGNYNPKTHEVYQWDGATLSPVVHQWDRDKDLHSWMNGHMHKKWKAEWEERKRQAKNQ, encoded by the exons ATGAAACGTGCAAGGCATCTCCACAATCCAATCGTCGTGATACTGGTCTCCGTTCTTTATCTAACGTTGTACGGTACATTCGCGGATCAGGAGAACGGCGACTGGAAGCCCTTTGTCAAGGAGACACACGATGCTCACTTATTCGAGCCGTCCACCATTGCAGCGGTCAATTCCGCCAGTGCCTTTCCCAAACCGACGCGTGTCATCGACGACACCGCTACCGTCATCGTTGAACCGACCTTTGGTACCCACCGACCGGAAGAGGACGCCATTTTTGCCTACGCCGAGGGGTACAAGTTGAGCTACTACATGATGTTTCTCGAAACACTCACGGCTTCGGGTTTTCGTGGTGATGTTGTCCTGGCTATTGCGGAACAACGGATCGTGCGGGAAGACGTTGTGGACTATTTGAACACGTACACCCAAGGCGATCCCGAGAAGcccgccgtcgtcgtctaCCAAATGCCCCTGGATTGCGATGGGGAACCCAACAATCAACGGAGAGTTACGCGATTAGGAGATACGGACG CTGTCCTCATTATTTTGCAATCTTCTCGTTTTTTTTGGGTCG ATGAACTCAGGCACGTTACAAGGACTGCTCATGATCCACGGGAGGGCCGGGTGGTAGCTACCATCCGTTACGAATGGTACTGGATTTGGAGTTTGCGGTACAATACGCACTCCTGGCTCATGTTGTTGGACGCGCGCGATTCCTACTTTCAATCCAATCCCTTCATTTCCTTGCCACGGGAAACCCACCCGGACCGAGAGGATGGTTTATTATACTTATTCGGCGAGAATACCGAAGCTACACGTCTCGGATCTTCGACCAAGAATTTGAAATGGATCCGTAACGGTTATGGAGAGGCAACGCTCAAGGCACTCGAGGACAAGCCGACGATTTGTTCCGGATCCACCATGGGTGAACAAATAGCCATCGAAACATACTTGAGAGCCATGGTCAATGAACATGACGAAGCCAGCGTCCGAATGACGGGCAGTGATCAAGGCTTTCATAAC TATCTATATTATAGCAACAAACTGTCGCAAGCCGACAGCATCCGAAAAATCATTGTCTGGGAACAAGGCCGTGGTATTATCAATAATCTCGGGGCACTACGCACGAAAGAGTTGAAGGCTTGGGGGAACTACAACCCGAAAACGCACGAAGTATACCAATGGGACGGAGCTACATTATCACCCGTCGTACATCAATGGGACCGGGACAAGGATTTACACAGCTGGATGAACGGTCACATGCACAAAAAATGGAAGGCCGAATGGGAGGAACGAAAGCGTCAGGCAAAAAATCAGTAA
- a CDS encoding predicted protein — protein MAYLMETRMIAETNSYGLWQQRCPDAFEEYVDNFAGSSQCCGSGNWEFAVFATIEQQGVMYMQSAGGRALQNLALDQNNKGGIASAGGIQVLVAAMEQFPDDSAVQMGGCGTFQNLVWGNDENGTRIVQAKGS, from the exons ATGGCATACCTAATGGAAACAAGGATGATAGCCGAAACCAACAGCTACGGGCTTTGGCAGCAGCGCTGCCCCGACGCGTTCGAAGAATATGTTGACAATTTTGCAGGGAGTTCCCAGTGTTGCGGCAGCGGCAATTGGGAGTTTGCTGTATTTGCGACAATAGAACAACAAGGCGTTATGTACATGCAAT CTGCCGGCGGGAGAGCACTCCAGAATCTGGCACTGGATCAGAACAACAAGGGCGGCATCGCTAGCGCCGGAGGTATTCAAGTCCTCGTGGCCGCCATGGAACAATTCCCCGACGACTCCGCCGTGCAAATGGGCGGCTGTGGGACTTTTCAGAATCTCGTATGGggcaacgacgaaaacggaacCCGCATTGTACAAGCCAAAGGGAGTTGA